From a region of the Corvus cornix cornix isolate S_Up_H32 chromosome 2, ASM73873v5, whole genome shotgun sequence genome:
- the CDC25A gene encoding M-phase inducer phosphatase 1 — MEQLGRGQLENLEQDVGTKNGLHRSASSESTDSGLALDSPGPTTSHNTMEDTFEKAIKSSRLNLRIPFRRIHSLPQSLLGSSPALKRNHSDSLDPDAFQPLEQDENKENESFEFKKPTKPASRCFRDGRGVPAARQNSSPAQLPMGETASGEQENYRAAFLQQHSLPSSESEDDDGFLELLDDQDLKNDEEMPSDVSSLWTAPLVMRRADSRAKRCCLFGSSSMSSIAGRTTQKRMERSQEENSPGKSKKRKSLPGTSEDSTSLKLVRIQPSTAEIESILDSDQRDLIGDFSKTYLFDTVDGKHQDLKYIDSEMMVSVLTGKFESFIKQCVIIDCRYPYEYEGGHIKGAINLHMEEEVENFLLKKPIQPSENKRVIVVFHCEFSSERGPRMCRFVREQDRLSNEYPNLHYPELYVLKGGYKDFFSRCQSFCEPQSYRPMHHKDFKEDLKRFRTKSRTWAGEKSKREMYSRLKKL, encoded by the exons ATGGAGCAGCTGGGGCGCGG GCAGCTTGAAAACCTGGAGCAAGATGTGGGAACCAAGAATGGATTACACAGATCAGCATCTTCGGAGTCCACAGACTCAG GTTTGGCTTTGGATTCTCCCGGCCCCACGACCTCACACAACACCATGGAGGACAC gtTTGAGAAAGCAATCAAATCCAGCAGGCTGAA CCTTCGGATACCTTTCAGAAGAATCCATTCCCTGCCA CAAAGCCTgctgggctccagccctgctctgaagAGAAACCACTCTGACTCTCTGGACCCTGATGCTTTCCAGCCTTTGGAACAGgatgaaaataaggaaaat gaatcATTTGAGTTTAAGAAGCCAACCAAACCAGCTTCTCGTTGCTTCCGTGATGGAAGGGGTGTTCCTGCAGCAAGACAGAATTCATCTCCAGCTCAG CTGCCCATGGGTGAAACAGCCTCAGGGGAACAGGAAAACTACAGGGcagccttcctgcagcagcactcccTGCCCTCCTCGGAGAGCGAGGATGACGATGggttcctggagctgctggatgacCAGGACTTGAAG aaTGACGAGGAGATGCCCTCAGACGTGTCCAGTCTCTGGACGGCGCCGCTGGTCATGAGGAGAGCGGACAGTCGG GCCAAGCGCTGCTGCTTGTTTGGCTCTTCATCCATGTCAAGCATTGCAGGAAGAACCACCcagaaaaggatggagagaTCCCAGGAGGAGAATTCTCCCGGGAAAagcaagaagaggaaaagccTGCCCGGAACTTCCGAGGACTCCACG AGTCTGAAGCTGGTGAGGATCCAGCCCTCCACAGCAGAGATCGAGAGCATTTTGGACAGTGACCAGAGAGACCTTATCGGGGACTTCTCCAAG ACTTACTTATTTGACACTGTCGATGGGAAACATCAAGATTTAAAATACATCGACTCAGAAATG atggtgTCTGTGCTGACTGGGAAGTTCGAGAGCTTCATCAAGCAGTGTGTGATAATTGACTGTAGATACCCCTATGAGTACGAGGGGGGACACATCAAG GGTGCCATAAACCTCCACATGGAAGAGGAGGTGGAAAATTTCCTGCTGAAGAAGCCGATCCAGCCGTCGGAGAACAAGCGCGTCATCGTGGTGTTCCACTGCGAGTTCTCCTCGGAGCGGGGCCCTCGCAT GTGCCGGTTTGTGagggagcaggacaggctgaGCAATGAGTACCCCAACCTGCACTACCCAGAGCTCTATGTGCTCAAGGGGGGCTACAAGGATTTCTTCTCGAGGTGCCAG AGCTTCTGCGAGCCCCAGAGCTACCGCCCGATGCACCACAAGGACTTCAAGGAGGACCTGAAGAGGTTCCGCACCAAGAGCCGGACCTGGGCTGGGGAGAAGAGCAAGAGGGAGATGTACAGTCGGCTCAAGAAGCtctga
- the LOC104686375 gene encoding E3 ubiquitin-protein ligase TRIM7 yields MAREVLGLGKQLAAEATCPLCLDLFAQPVLTACGHSFCGQCLEGVLGDPPRRAACPQCRAAVEPGSLRPNRSLGAMAGLARALEEVAARPLCPEHGELLALFCEPCAAPLCALCRDGPGHRQHRVRPADEAARELRETLQSNLLFLQKQKEKLKPKGDQKTDDLLMTVVSEAQRVRDTFEELQQFLKEQEKIFLAQLERMSQELLEKSHEYSSRVSERDSLLDTVIAQIEEKRDQPVVEFLMDVGKILSSCEAAKAPIPEPVSPELQRSVESLSEMSQLIVDMVAKFKVNLQKQIDSEKETVMLDPETASPHLTLSEDYKTIRLGGGKQNLPDTSKRFTGSPSVLGSRGFTSGRHYWELEVGKGNSWAVGVALESVQRKESLSLAMGKIWALRLDWDDQYRALRMPPVLLEVREELHRIRVHLDYEAGRVTFYNAESMTQILQFEATFTEKVFPYFWLWSRETHIQLCD; encoded by the exons ATGGCTCGAGAGGTGCTGGGTCTGGGCAAGCAGCTGGCGGCCGAGGCCACCTGCCCGTTGTGCCTGGATCTGTTCGCGCAGCCCGTGCTGACGGCGTGCGGGCACAGCTTCTGCGGGCAGTGCCTGGAGGGCGTGCTGGGGGacccgccgcgccgcgccgcctGCCCGCAGTGCCGCGCCGCGGTGGAGCCGGGCTCGCTGCGCCCCAACCGCTCGCTGGGCGCCATGGCGGGGCTGGCCCGGGCCCTGGAGGAGGTGGCGGCGCGGCCGCTGTGCCCCGAGCACGGCGAGCTCCTGGCGCTGTTCTGCGAGCCCTGCGCCGCCCCGCTCTGCGCGCTCTGCCGGGACGGGCCCGGGCACCGCCAGCACCGTGTCCGCCCCGCCGACGAGGCCGCACGGGAGCTCCGG GAGACACTCCAGAGCAACCTGCTTTTTCTacaaaaacagaaggaaaaattgaagCCCAAAGGAGACCAGAAAACTGATGACCTGCTG ATGACGGTGGTCTCAGAGGCGCAGCGTGTGCGCGACACCtttgaggagctgcagcagttcctgaaggagcaggagaagatCTTCCTGGCCCAGCTCGAGCGGATGTCCCAGGAGCTTCTTGAGAAGAGCCATGAATACAGCTCCAGGGTTTCAGAGAGGGACTCGCTGCTGGACACGGTGATTGCGCAGATCGAGGAGAAACGGGACCAGCCGGTGGTCGAGTTCCTCATG gATGTTGGCAAAATCCTGAGCAG ctgcGAGGCAGCCAAGGCCCCGATCCCAGAGCCGGTTTCCCCGGAGCTGCAGAGGAGCGTTGAGAGCCTGTCTGAGATGAGCCAGCTGATCGTGGACATGGTGGCCAAATTCAAAG tGAACCTGCAGAAGCAGATAGACAGTGAAAAGG AGACAGTGATGCTGGACCCGGAGACGGCGAGTCCTCACCTGACCCTTTCGGAGGATTACAAAACCATCCGGCTCGGAGGTGGGAAACAAAACCTCCCTGATACCTCCAAGAGATTCACAGGCAGCCCCAGTGTCCTGGGCTCCCGGGGGTTCACGTCTGGGAGGCATTACTGGGAGCTGGAGGTCGGGAAAGGGAACAGCTGGGCCGTAGGGGTGGCCCTGGAGTCCGTGCAGAGGAAGGAGTCGCTCAGCCTGGCCATGGGGAAGATCTGGGCTCTGCGGCTGGACTGGGACGACCAGTACAGAGCACTCCGCATGCCTCCTGTCCTGCTGGAAGTGAGGGAAGAGCTCCACAGAATCAGGGTCCACCTGGACTATGAAGCGGGCCGAGTGACCTTCTACAACGCAGAGAGCATGACGCAGATTTTGCAGTTTGAGGCCACCTTCACTGAGAAAGTCTTCCCATATTTTTGGCTCTGGTCACGAGAAACCCACATCCAGCTGTGTGACTGA